The Azospirillum sp. TSA2s region AGCGCAAAAAGGTCCTCCCGGCGCTGGAAAGCCTTTACGACGAGATCTGGGTCTACGGCCTGCCGCAGGTCTGCGACCCGCTGGAGGGAATCGACGTGCCCCAGTCGGTGCGCAACAAGATGGTCTACACCGGCTACCTGCACCGCACCGTGCCTGCCGCCGTGCCGCACGGGCCGGGCCTGCCGGAGGAGCCTTACATCCTGGTCACCGCCGGCGGCGGCGGCGACGGGGAGGCGCTGGTGGACTGGGTGCTGCGCGCCTACGAGAGCGACCCGGGCATCCCCTACCGCGCCCTGCTGGTCTTTGGTCCCTTCATGCAGCCGGATTTGCAGGCGGAGTTCCTGGCCCGCGCCGAGGTCCTACCGAAGGTCGAGACCACCGCCTTCGAGACGCGGATCGAGCGGCTGATGCAGGGGGCGGTGGGGGTGGTCGCCATGGGCGGCTACAACACCTTCTGCGAGATCCTGTCCTTCGACAAGAAGGCGCTGATCGTTCCACGCGAGACACCGCGGCGCGAGCAGACCATCCGCGCGGCCCGCGCGGAGGAGATGGGGCTCGTCTCCGTGCTGATGGACGACGGCGTGCGCGACGCCAGGGCCATGGCGACGGCGCTGCGCCGGCTGCCCTGGCAGCCCGCCCCGTCCTCCGTCACCGTGCCGGGCCTGCTCGACGGGCTGGAGAGCGTCAACCGCCTCGCCGGCCGGCACCTGCCGGTGCAGCCGGTGGCCGAACAGCTGGCCAACGTCGCGTCCGAACGCAGGATGGCCGCCGGGGAGTGGGCATGACCGTCGCGGCGTTCGTCCCATGTCCGTTGCGGTCATCGTCAAAGGCTGGCCGCGCCTGTCGGAAACCTTCATCGCGCAGGAGATCCTGGGGCTGGAGCGGCGTGGACTGCGTCAAGTCATCGTCAGCCTGCGCCAACCGACCGATAAGGCGGTCCACGATCTGAACCG contains the following coding sequences:
- a CDS encoding glycosyltransferase family protein — protein: MRGRPTSGRVLIYSHDTFGLGHLRRCRAIAHALVERYSNLSVLILSGSPIVGSFDFRARVDFVRIPGVIKLRNGEYTALNLHLDIAELLAMRASLIRHTAEVYQPDLFIVDKEPLGLRGEVRETLHDLKQRGVPQVLGLRDVMDEPALLAPEWERKKVLPALESLYDEIWVYGLPQVCDPLEGIDVPQSVRNKMVYTGYLHRTVPAAVPHGPGLPEEPYILVTAGGGGDGEALVDWVLRAYESDPGIPYRALLVFGPFMQPDLQAEFLARAEVLPKVETTAFETRIERLMQGAVGVVAMGGYNTFCEILSFDKKALIVPRETPRREQTIRAARAEEMGLVSVLMDDGVRDARAMATALRRLPWQPAPSSVTVPGLLDGLESVNRLAGRHLPVQPVAEQLANVASERRMAAGEWA